The Bombus vancouverensis nearcticus chromosome 11, iyBomVanc1_principal, whole genome shotgun sequence DNA window TTTAGGTCGGATCTCCTGGAAAAGGGCACGAGACACTTGGCACACGGAAACGGACGCTCTCCGGTGTGGCTTCTGATGTGATTCCGTAATGACACTTTCGTGAATGCCTTCTTGCAGACGGGGCAAGAATACTTCGCCGATGATTTGCCAGAGTTCTCGTCTTCGTTATCGTTTCGTACGATCCCGGCGTGAAGAGCTTCGTGGAAGATAAATTCCGCCTGAATGTTGGTCGAGAAGCTACAGCTGTtgcatttccattcgtctctcgCGTCCGCTGTTTTCGTTTTATTCGATTCATCGTTTGAGTCATGGCACTTGTTTTCCCTCGTGTGCCTCGTCACGTCTTGCGAGAGGGCAAACAACGTACCGCATTTGGGACATCTGTAAACATCGATCAGGTACATGTACGACGGTTCGCGGAAATATTCCAACAATCGCAGAAATTTTTCATCAACGCGTCGCGCGTATTGTACGAAACGTCTTGACACTTCGCGTCCTAATTATCAAATCCCCACTAACTTTAGCATATCGTTGATTTTACCAGCTCGTTATATCGTTTCTGTCTACGGTATTGTCCGTTTTAACCGAAGCATCCCATCCagaatgttttcatttctcgaaatACATACGCCaacgaaatatttcaagttttccGTGTTCCCTACCCTTCGAGCAATATCATATCGTACAGTTACGGCTTCTAGATAAAACTTTAGTCTCTTTCGACTTCGAAGTAAGAGATAGAATATTTGAACTAAGGACTCTTGAATGCGTATTATCGCCACTTCGATTCTCTTACCTGTAACAAAGCTCGGGGTGACTATCGAGAAGGTGTGTCTTGTGCTCCGACAAATTCGTCTGCTTCTGCTTGCAATGAGGACACTGGCGAACCGTGGACGTCGACGGGCCTTCGTTGCTTTTCCGAGCCTTCACCATCTCCTTGTGACTGGACGTTCTTCGATGTAATACGGCTTCTCGAGCAGTGGCAAAGTTCATCGAGCAGAAGGAACAGAAATAAGGCGTTGGCTGGGACGAATCGTTCGTCTCGTGTTTCTCGATCTTCGTGACGTGGGAAGACAACTGGTGACGCTGAAGTGCCACCAACGATCGAACTATTTGCGGGCACAGATTGCATTTGATTCGCTGTTGATATTCGTCCGTCGCGGTCAAACTCTCTTCGTGGCCGGTTTCCTTGATGTGCAATCGAAGTTGCAAATTATAACGGAATCGACGATCGCAACCGCCGCAAGTCAGAGCTCGCTGACGACCTATCCTGATCGGTACCGAACCATTTATCATGGAAACAACGTCGCGATGACTCGAATCGACCAGATGCGCTTCCATCGTTTCGTTGTCCTCGCACCAAAAGTCGCAAGGAGTGCATCTGTAACTGCCGGCGATCTGGAAACAGAGAATCGACGAGACGAGAAAATATCGTCgagcattttttaaataagtagATACTAGATAGAAATAGACAGAATTTATACGAAAGGAGTTCCATTGTGCTCGTAAATCGAGATCGTAACGTAGAGAGAATACCTGGTCGAGCGTTTTTGCATGGAGATCGGATCGCCAATGACGCAGGAATGTTTCCTCCGTGTTACAGTAAAAACGACAAGAGAAACACTGAAAAGTGCACTGCCGAACCACATTCGCCATATTTTCTAGTAAAAAGCGACGCGCCCGTGGGCCGCAAGGATTTACACCTGCCACGCGGCAGTGATAATGAGAGAGCAAATGCTTGCCCATTTGCGTTCTTCTCACTCGGGCATGGCACATTTCGCAACAAAGTATTTCCTTTTCTCGTTTTCGCAAACTTTTCttcgcttctttcgtttcccccGCTTGTTTAGTTTTCTGTCAGACAAGCATATCCGTCAGTTTTCTACATTCGTCTAAATTTCTcccatatgtatttatatatatgtatttatatatatatatatagagtgaAAAAAAGACACAGGCTAACTACAACTAAACGAGGTAATAAGAAGGAAAAaagtaaagaatataataaaaaagaaaccgaAGGAactgaaagaaggaaaaaggtaAAGGAGGTAGAGAAAGTTGGAACCGATCGAAGAAGCAACGAGACGAAAGGATAAAGATCGAGATCGTTACCTGATTACGAGTCGATGATTTTTTCAGTGCGTGCAAGTTGGCGGCACGCGGCGGGCAAAGAACGCCATCGATTTCTCGGATGCTCCTTCTAGCGTGCAAATCAGAGAGAAGATGCCTGTTGTAGACCAATCGAGAGGCAAGTTTCCTGCCGCAAGGACTGCACCAATATCCTGATTCGATATCCGTTTGCGCGCCCGGTACCCATTTCCCTCGTGTGTGTCCTGGCGATGGTTGTCCGACGTTGCTCTTAGTCTCGTACTCTTCTGCCTTCTACGAGATGCCAgtggaaatatttgaaaaccACAGCTTTCGTTCGTAACGCTTCGTGGACGTATTTTTAATACGCGTAACAGAAGGCTCGGAAAAGTTGATAGCAGAGAGATAGGCGCGACAGTTGCGCGTCTGATAAAACAATTTCGACGATTACGTACCTGCGAGGCGTCCGAGGGTCGCCACTTGCCCCCTGTATAAGTCGGCGGCGGATGTTCTTGATGTTCGTCTTCGGGCTCCACGTCGTCGTCCTGAAGTTGAGACATATTTTGAGGAAGATCGTCCAATTCTGGCTTCCATTTGCCACCGATGTGACCACGCGGTGGACGTTCTCGATCTTCCCCATCGTCAGACTCGAAGTAAGAGTCATCCTCCCCCAAATCTTCCTCCAATATATCGTCCTCCGAATCCTCGTCCTGTTGATATTCGTACTCGTATCTGGTCAGATCCTTGTTTTCGTTGTTCGACACCAGCTCGGCCAACATCGTGTATTCCAACCACGTTTGATGAGCCTGTTCGATCCTTTGCGATTCTTCCTGTCGTTTTCTATCCGACTGCTTGGATTCCTGAGACGTCATCAGACCTTCCAAGGAATTTTCCGGCTCGGGCTTCACCGAAAATCCACCGCTGTCGATGTTCGTGGCGACGTTGCTCATCGATTGACTTAATTTGTTTCGGTTGCTCGCAATCGTAGGCTTATTGGACGTGGACGGAACGATATCGGGAAATCCAACGAGAGATGGCATGCAGAGATGGTCGGTCGGGTTTTCGAGCTCCGAAACTCCGGGCAACATATTGTGAAGCTTCTCTTTTACCGGCGATTCGTCCGCGTCCACCTGAGATTTCAGACTTTTTTTCCTTTTGTCGTCCTTCTTGAACTTCCTACTTTCCTCGAGCAAACCGGATGCCTTTCGAGGATTCGACTTGGAGCTACTCTGTAGCTCCAGCGAACTGAAAAACGCGTCCGCGTTCAGTATCTCCGGATAGAAAGTGGTCGGTGAAGCGGGCGTCGTTGGTGATACCCGCGCGGCTACGTTCCTGTCGTCCCGTGGCCGGCATCCGGATTGACGATGTCGTACGTAATTGTCGAGGCCGTGTATCGTCAGATGGCATTTGATGCAGAAGTGAgtgtcgtcgtcgtcctcgtaACTTTCCATAGGTTATCCGTGTAGTCTGAGAACTGTGCGCTGTATGTACGAAATAACGAAACGAAATAAACGGCAACATCAAAGACATCGTGGCATCTTCCTTGCCGCGTCTAGTCGTATAACTAAAGTGAAACGCGAaatagaagagaaaagaagaaagaaagaaagaaagccgTGGGTATCCGTGAAGTAACTTTTTTTTTCAAAGTTAAGCGAACAGCAGCatagaaaggaaggaagagaaCGCGTGAACGGGAATGGGAACGGGAACAGGTACGGGACTGGGAATGGGAACGAGGACGGGAACGATATCGATGGGACAACTGACGGACCGTGTATGGATTACGCGTAAAGGGCAGTGCATCGCGTAAGCGAACCGCACCGGGCAAATTGAAGGTCCGATATTCGCGGAACAGAAGGGAAACAAGTTGACGCTTCGTACGAGCTAGGGGTAGGAAGATCGGTCGATGCCGCTTGGCCGTTATTCGGACGACGACACTTCGCCTCCCAGTCCTGGCCGACCCTCCGCCGCCCTCTGCCTCCCTCTCCCGTCCTCCCCGGCCCGTTACCCACCCCTGCTTACTTCCAACCATCCACCGCCACCCCATTGCTACCTCCCTCCCTCCTCCGCCTCATCCTCTTCCTCCGCTTCGTCCTCCTCCCTCGTCCGGACGCCCTCCGCTGCCTCTACCCCCGGCCTTGTTGCGCCCTTTCCGTTTCCCCTTTCCGAAGTCTGCGAACCGGCAGCGACCTCGTGGCTCCGTCTCCCTACACCCTGTCTCCCGTCTtttctcgttctctctctctatctttctctcaatctctctttctctctctctctctctctttcactcttTCTCTCGTCTCCTTCTCGTCTTATTAAACGGAGAAAACTACCAAATGAGATTTCCATCCGGCTCGAAACACGCTTCTCGCGACCTGATCGCTTAACGCGCGGATCTAGGCGGATCGTTTACTTTTGACGTGACTAAAATTCG harbors:
- the LOC117154673 gene encoding uncharacterized protein LOC117154673 codes for the protein MESYEDDDDTHFCIKCHLTIHGLDNYVRHRQSGCRPRDDRNVAARVSPTTPASPTTFYPEILNADAFFSSLELQSSSKSNPRKASGLLEESRKFKKDDKRKKSLKSQVDADESPVKEKLHNMLPGVSELENPTDHLCMPSLVGFPDIVPSTSNKPTIASNRNKLSQSMSNVATNIDSGGFSVKPEPENSLEGLMTSQESKQSDRKRQEESQRIEQAHQTWLEYTMLAELVSNNENKDLTRYEYEYQQDEDSEDDILEEDLGEDDSYFESDDGEDRERPPRGHIGGKWKPELDDLPQNMSQLQDDDVEPEDEHQEHPPPTYTGGKWRPSDASQKAEEYETKSNVGQPSPGHTRGKWVPGAQTDIESGYWCSPCGRKLASRLVYNRHLLSDLHARRSIREIDGVLCPPRAANLHALKKSSTRNQKTKQAGETKEAKKSLRKREKEILCCEMCHARVRRTQMGKHLLSHYHCRVAGVNPCGPRARRFLLENMANVVRQCTFQCFSCRFYCNTEETFLRHWRSDLHAKTLDQIAGSYRCTPCDFWCEDNETMEAHLVDSSHRDVVSMINGSVPIRIGRQRALTCGGCDRRFRYNLQLRLHIKETGHEESLTATDEYQQRIKCNLCPQIVRSLVALQRHQLSSHVTKIEKHETNDSSQPTPYFCSFCSMNFATAREAVLHRRTSSHKEMVKARKSNEGPSTSTVRQCPHCKQKQTNLSEHKTHLLDSHPELCYRCPKCGTLFALSQDVTRHTRENKCHDSNDESNKTKTADARDEWKCNSCSFSTNIQAEFIFHEALHAGIVRNDNEDENSGKSSAKYSCPVCKKAFTKVSLRNHIRSHTGERPFPCAKCLVPFSRRSDLNAHQKECTASTSSGWSEGLGRKRSFVCSECNSAFYTKHSLRQHMLRHAGKKYKCGLPGCPTVLRTASELRSHRTLVHDSTPSNRRYKCSDCSYAAKTKTQLRRHCTRHEEAGNAAKSELRACPYSGCAFKTKLASHLQRHVRLHTGTKPYKCRHCPYASNNLENLRKHVLSTNLHPGKTIYECDVCQEDNPEPFQTNFAKELRAHLLDVHSDAFPTPNHANDYVVGIFKVRRDCDESN